A window of the Candidatus Hydrogenedentota bacterium genome harbors these coding sequences:
- a CDS encoding LysR family transcriptional regulator, translating into MTLDSLRCFCAVVDSGSFRAAAERVHRSQPAVSQQIKALERETGHVLLERATCKLTPSGAALYTRASRLLADADALSRELRDFDESRVRELRLGTSDTTALYVLPPIVRQFARALPQTRLVIVNRPTEAVADQVARGDLDLGIVTLPVRRAELEEQELFKQNLALVVPKQSPIAKRRSVILADLKDESFLLLDEHTRTGMLLREHFREQGFDPQIVLDSGSFEVIKRYVAEGIGISFLPRNVISGSDRQLALVNVSGLPQVTIGVIRRRGAYRTFAEKAFCDLLR; encoded by the coding sequence GTGACACTCGATAGCCTGCGCTGCTTCTGTGCCGTCGTGGATTCCGGCAGCTTTCGTGCCGCTGCCGAACGCGTCCACCGTTCCCAACCCGCCGTAAGCCAGCAAATCAAAGCCCTCGAACGCGAAACCGGCCACGTCCTCCTGGAACGCGCCACGTGCAAACTGACTCCATCCGGTGCGGCCCTCTACACGCGCGCAAGCCGCCTGCTTGCCGACGCCGACGCCCTCTCGCGCGAGCTGCGCGACTTCGACGAGTCCCGGGTCCGCGAACTGCGCCTGGGCACCAGCGACACCACCGCGCTCTACGTGCTGCCGCCCATCGTCCGCCAATTCGCGCGCGCCTTGCCGCAGACTCGCCTCGTCATCGTCAACCGGCCCACCGAAGCCGTTGCCGATCAGGTTGCTCGCGGCGACCTCGACCTCGGCATTGTGACCCTGCCGGTCCGCCGCGCCGAACTGGAAGAACAGGAACTCTTCAAGCAGAATCTTGCGCTGGTTGTGCCCAAACAAAGCCCCATCGCAAAACGTCGCAGTGTTATTCTCGCCGACCTTAAGGATGAATCCTTCCTGCTCCTGGACGAACACACCCGCACCGGCATGTTGCTTCGCGAGCACTTTCGCGAACAAGGGTTCGATCCGCAAATTGTGCTGGACAGTGGCAGCTTCGAGGTGATCAAACGTTACGTTGCCGAGGGGATCGGCATTTCCTTCCTGCCTCGAAACGTAATCTCAGGCTCGGACCGGCAATTGGCCCTGGTCAACGTCTCCGGCCTTCCCCAGGTGACCATCGGCGTCATTCGCCGCCGTGGCGCATACAGAACTTTTGCGGAGAAGGCCTTCTGCGATCTCCTTCGCTGA
- the purM gene encoding phosphoribosylformylglycinamidine cyclo-ligase, producing MSQEKSRLSYKDAGVNIDAADEAIRQIKDMVNKTFDDRVLCDIGTFGAMYSLDTKGMEEPILVSSVDGVGTKLKLAFMMDKHDTIGIDLVAHCVNDILVQGARPLFFLDYLAFGKLDPRVVVEVIRGLTIGCRYAGCALIGGETAEMPGMYFENEYDISGTIVGVVDRKRIVDGSTVEPGDVIIGLPSSGLHTNGYSLARKICFDVAKMSWKDEVPRLGKSLGEALLEPHRSYATLVRLLMKIVNIKGMAHITGGGITDNLPRALPKNAGALIDLTKWEVPRIFGFLQELGGVEEREMLRTFNLGMGFLVIVSEAEADRALRTLSQAGGEGTIIGRVVEGEHKVNYTGSLRYAG from the coding sequence ATGAGCCAAGAAAAGAGCCGGCTAAGTTATAAGGACGCGGGCGTGAACATCGATGCCGCGGACGAAGCCATTCGACAGATCAAAGACATGGTGAACAAGACCTTCGATGACCGGGTGCTTTGCGACATAGGCACCTTCGGGGCGATGTACAGCCTCGACACGAAGGGGATGGAAGAGCCGATTCTGGTGTCGAGCGTGGACGGAGTGGGCACGAAGCTCAAGCTGGCGTTCATGATGGACAAGCACGACACGATCGGGATCGACCTGGTTGCGCACTGCGTGAACGATATTCTGGTTCAAGGGGCGCGGCCGTTGTTCTTCCTGGACTATCTGGCATTTGGGAAGCTCGATCCGCGGGTCGTGGTAGAGGTGATACGCGGACTGACGATTGGCTGCCGTTACGCGGGATGCGCGCTTATTGGCGGCGAGACGGCCGAAATGCCGGGGATGTATTTCGAGAACGAGTACGACATATCGGGAACGATTGTCGGGGTCGTGGATCGAAAGCGTATCGTGGACGGGTCGACGGTTGAGCCGGGCGACGTGATTATCGGTCTGCCGTCGAGCGGGCTGCACACGAACGGGTACAGCCTGGCGCGCAAGATTTGTTTCGACGTGGCCAAGATGTCATGGAAAGATGAAGTGCCTCGGCTGGGCAAGAGCTTGGGCGAGGCGTTGTTGGAGCCGCATCGCAGCTATGCCACGCTGGTGCGTCTGTTGATGAAGATAGTGAACATCAAGGGCATGGCGCACATCACCGGCGGCGGTATTACGGATAACTTACCACGGGCGCTGCCGAAGAACGCCGGGGCGTTGATCGATCTCACGAAATGGGAAGTGCCGCGCATCTTCGGATTCCTTCAGGAGCTGGGCGGCGTGGAAGAGCGCGAAATGCTGCGCACGTTCAACCTCGGCATGGGCTTCCTGGTTATCGTAAGCGAGGCAGAAGCGGATCGCGCGTTGCGCACGTTGAGCCAGGCAGGCGGAGAAGGGACCATCATCGGTCGCGTCGTCGAGGGGGAACACAAGGTGAATTACACGGGGAGCCTTCGGTATGCCGGTTAG
- a CDS encoding phosphoribosylformylglycinamidine synthase, whose translation MPVSEQVAPAAVSHRIEVGMKRDLPDPAGMGTRSRIAEDLGIEVTDVRVIDVYTVVGSFTSEELDRVRTELFMDPIIQESALNASLAHDYDFAIEVGFRPGVTDNVGKSSAEGISDTIGRALKDGETVYKSTLYAIKGGVSAKLCERIARDLLANELIQRWVVKSASEMKALDGQSLLGLPVVTDRSDVSVHTVDLELSDKALVSLSRDKMLALELDEMKAIRDYYRDPKTKAMRAEAGLPESPTDIELEILAQTWSEHCKHKIFNAKIEYEDETGKTREIDSLFKSYVKATTDEVRKQVDWLVSVFHDNAGIIKFDDKWNFSLKVETHNSPSALDPYGGAITGIVGVNRDILGAGLGCKCILNTDVFCFASPFYEGEIPPRLMHPRRVLRGVHQGVKDGGNQSGIPDVNGAIVFHERFLGKPLVFCGTGGLIPATVAGKPSHEKGAEPGDLIVMCGGRIGKDGIHGATFSSEELHEGSPATAVQIGDAITQKKMADFLLEARDLGLFSCITDDGAGGLSSSIGEMARASGGAEVHLDRAPLKYPGLAPWEIFLSEAQERMTLSVPPEHEAAFMDLAKRRAVEATVLGTFTNSGRLECYFENKRIAALDMNFLHDGVPRMHLKAKWKAPELKPELVVESRDLVDDLKAVLGSLNVCSKETFVRMYDHEVLAQSVLKQFQGIDHDGPGDAGVIRPVPGSKRGIAISCGIVPKYSDIDTYAMMANAIDESVRNLIAVGAELGLIAGLDNFCWPDPVQSEKTPDGAYKLAQLVRCCEALYDVCTAYSIPLISGKDSMKNDYKIGDTKISIPPTVLFTAAAILRDVTKTVSMDVKRPGDVVYVVGETKNEMGGSEYLALRGQLGVNAPKVDPAKARAIYEKLSAAIGKGLVASCHDCSDGGLGVALAESAFAGGFGMEVDIARVGAESNVVAMFSESASRFVTTVHPERVGEFEAALAGCPVTKVGAVIAEEVFHLSGLNGFQDKVALSELKTAWQRPLRW comes from the coding sequence ATGCCGGTTAGCGAACAGGTGGCGCCAGCGGCGGTTTCTCACCGAATTGAAGTGGGAATGAAGCGGGATCTGCCCGATCCGGCGGGAATGGGAACGCGTTCGCGTATCGCCGAGGATTTGGGCATCGAAGTAACGGACGTGCGCGTGATTGATGTGTACACGGTCGTGGGATCGTTTACATCGGAAGAGCTGGATCGCGTGCGAACCGAGCTGTTCATGGACCCGATCATTCAGGAGTCCGCGCTGAATGCCTCATTGGCACATGACTACGATTTTGCAATTGAAGTCGGTTTCCGCCCGGGTGTGACGGACAACGTGGGCAAGAGTTCGGCTGAAGGCATCTCGGATACGATTGGCCGCGCGTTGAAAGACGGCGAGACGGTTTATAAGTCGACGTTGTACGCCATCAAAGGCGGGGTATCCGCGAAGCTATGCGAGCGTATTGCGCGCGATCTGCTTGCCAACGAGTTAATACAGCGTTGGGTGGTGAAGTCGGCGAGCGAGATGAAGGCTTTGGATGGTCAGAGCCTGCTCGGATTGCCAGTCGTGACGGATCGCAGCGACGTTTCAGTGCACACGGTAGACCTCGAATTGTCCGACAAGGCGCTGGTGTCGTTGAGCCGGGACAAGATGCTTGCGCTGGAACTCGACGAGATGAAAGCGATTCGCGACTACTACCGCGATCCAAAAACGAAGGCGATGCGCGCGGAGGCAGGTCTTCCGGAATCGCCGACGGACATCGAGTTGGAAATCCTGGCGCAGACGTGGTCGGAGCACTGCAAGCACAAGATCTTCAACGCGAAGATTGAGTACGAGGACGAAACCGGAAAGACTCGGGAGATCGATTCCCTCTTCAAGAGTTACGTCAAGGCGACCACGGATGAGGTTCGCAAGCAAGTCGATTGGCTGGTCAGCGTGTTTCACGACAACGCGGGCATCATCAAGTTCGACGACAAGTGGAATTTCTCGCTGAAGGTCGAGACGCACAATAGTCCTTCCGCGCTGGACCCATACGGCGGAGCGATTACGGGAATCGTGGGCGTGAACCGCGACATTCTAGGCGCGGGCTTGGGGTGCAAGTGTATCTTGAACACGGACGTGTTCTGCTTCGCGTCGCCCTTTTACGAAGGCGAGATTCCGCCACGGCTGATGCATCCACGGCGCGTGTTGCGCGGCGTGCATCAGGGCGTAAAGGACGGCGGCAATCAAAGCGGCATCCCCGACGTGAACGGCGCGATTGTGTTTCACGAGCGATTCCTGGGCAAGCCCTTGGTCTTTTGCGGCACGGGCGGCCTAATCCCCGCGACGGTAGCGGGCAAGCCGAGTCACGAGAAGGGCGCGGAGCCCGGCGATCTAATCGTTATGTGCGGCGGGCGCATCGGTAAAGACGGCATTCACGGGGCGACGTTCTCTTCCGAGGAATTGCACGAGGGATCGCCCGCAACGGCGGTGCAGATTGGCGACGCCATCACGCAAAAGAAGATGGCGGACTTTCTGTTGGAAGCCCGCGATCTGGGCTTGTTCTCATGCATTACCGACGACGGCGCGGGTGGTTTGTCTTCGAGTATCGGCGAGATGGCGCGCGCGTCGGGAGGCGCCGAAGTCCATCTGGATCGCGCTCCGCTGAAGTATCCGGGGCTTGCGCCGTGGGAGATTTTCCTGTCCGAGGCACAGGAGCGCATGACGTTGTCGGTGCCGCCGGAACACGAGGCGGCGTTTATGGATTTGGCGAAGCGACGCGCGGTGGAGGCCACCGTGCTGGGCACATTCACCAATTCGGGGCGGCTCGAGTGCTATTTCGAGAACAAGCGCATCGCCGCGCTGGATATGAATTTCCTTCATGACGGTGTGCCGCGGATGCACCTGAAGGCAAAGTGGAAGGCGCCGGAACTCAAGCCGGAGTTGGTCGTCGAGAGCAGGGATCTGGTCGACGACTTGAAAGCCGTGTTGGGTTCGTTGAACGTGTGCAGCAAGGAAACCTTCGTGCGCATGTACGACCACGAAGTGCTAGCGCAGAGCGTGCTGAAGCAATTTCAGGGAATCGATCACGACGGTCCCGGCGACGCGGGCGTGATACGGCCGGTGCCGGGTTCCAAACGAGGCATCGCGATTTCGTGCGGCATCGTGCCGAAGTACAGCGACATCGACACGTACGCGATGATGGCGAATGCCATCGACGAAAGCGTGCGAAATCTGATTGCAGTGGGCGCGGAGTTGGGACTGATTGCAGGACTCGACAATTTCTGCTGGCCGGACCCGGTGCAGAGCGAGAAGACGCCGGACGGCGCGTATAAGCTGGCGCAGTTGGTGCGGTGCTGCGAGGCGTTGTATGACGTGTGCACGGCGTACAGCATTCCGCTGATCAGCGGCAAAGACAGCATGAAAAACGACTACAAGATCGGCGACACGAAGATTTCGATTCCGCCGACGGTGTTGTTTACGGCGGCGGCCATCCTTCGCGACGTGACCAAGACGGTATCAATGGACGTCAAGCGACCGGGAGACGTGGTGTACGTCGTGGGCGAGACGAAGAACGAGATGGGGGGCAGCGAATACCTGGCGTTGCGTGGTCAACTGGGCGTGAACGCGCCGAAAGTGGACCCGGCCAAGGCACGCGCAATCTACGAGAAGCTGTCCGCCGCCATCGGCAAAGGGTTGGTGGCGTCGTGTCACGATTGTTCCGACGGCGGGCTTGGCGTGGCGCTTGCGGAATCGGCTTTTGCAGGCGGATTCGGAATGGAAGTGGACATCGCACGCGTGGGCGCGGAAAGCAATGTGGTGGCGATGTTCAGCGAATCGGCGAGCCGGTTTGTGACGACCGTGCATCCGGAGCGGGTGGGCGAGTTCGAGGCGGCGCTCGCGGGTTGCCCGGTTACGAAAGTAGGAGCGGTTATCGCTGAAGAGGTGTTTCATCTGAGCGGACTCAACGGGTTCCAGGACAAGGTCGCATTGTCCGAATTGAAGACGGCGTGGCAACGTCCGCTGCGCTGGTAA
- a CDS encoding M61 family peptidase translates to MHVLNLALTKRRGRRWLAALSVAFAVTVAAFAQRPIELSVDVSSAPQRIYRVHMVAPVKPGALRLAYPKWIQGEHSPSGPVMDVTGLHLSANGKPIEWRRDLRDMFVIECRVPRGVSELTVDFDYLPVQTDAPFTGGVETTSTMGVLYWSQVVFYPERARAQDVLVRPTLRLPDNWVAGGALLRDESGASDGAIRYRTVTLDELVDTPVLFGKHLRSIALEPRTPDNVPRVMDIAAESEWALALPEERIKQYGNMIDEMYSFLGAGHYDRYHFLVTLSDQLQYFGMEHHRTSDCRLVEKAMVEDAFHKWHAELIPHEYFHSWNGKAIRPKGLATDNLQETLETDMLWIYEGMTSYYGKVLAARSGMWSQEEARDIVAKTAGRQEATLGRTWRPFRDVCDAAQIIYPAPKAGSKWRRGADFYPEGTLIWLDADVLIRKLSGGAKTLDDFCSLYLRAGENGKVFETPVTPDDVYKTLSEVQPYDWKRFFEERLRSTSPKAPLDGITEGGWRLVYTSTPNTSFESPDGGPLDCSSTLGMTVAGDGAILDVTPGMAAFEAGLGPGMRIVALNNRRFTTGLLTRAIKESRTATEPMQVLIENGDYFSTHAVTYKDGERQPHLERDESKPDLLSAIFAPRVAK, encoded by the coding sequence ATGCACGTACTCAACCTTGCCCTTACAAAGCGGCGGGGACGCCGCTGGCTGGCAGCGTTGTCCGTGGCGTTCGCCGTCACGGTTGCGGCGTTTGCGCAGCGCCCCATCGAGTTGTCCGTGGATGTGTCGAGTGCGCCGCAACGCATCTATCGGGTACATATGGTCGCGCCGGTTAAGCCTGGCGCGCTACGCCTTGCGTATCCCAAGTGGATTCAGGGAGAGCACAGCCCCAGCGGTCCCGTCATGGACGTGACGGGGCTGCATCTTTCGGCGAACGGCAAGCCGATCGAGTGGCGCCGCGACCTGCGCGACATGTTTGTGATTGAGTGTCGCGTGCCGCGCGGTGTGTCCGAGTTGACGGTCGATTTCGACTATCTTCCGGTGCAGACGGATGCGCCGTTCACCGGCGGAGTCGAAACGACATCAACCATGGGCGTGCTGTACTGGAGCCAGGTTGTTTTCTATCCGGAGCGTGCGCGTGCGCAAGATGTTCTCGTGAGGCCGACGTTGCGGTTGCCTGACAATTGGGTTGCTGGCGGGGCATTGCTGCGCGACGAGTCGGGAGCTTCTGACGGGGCGATTCGTTACCGGACCGTGACATTGGACGAACTGGTAGACACACCGGTTTTGTTTGGGAAGCATCTGCGCAGCATCGCGCTGGAGCCACGAACGCCGGACAACGTGCCGCGGGTGATGGACATTGCCGCGGAGAGCGAATGGGCGCTGGCGCTTCCGGAAGAGCGCATTAAGCAGTACGGCAACATGATCGACGAGATGTATTCGTTTCTCGGCGCGGGGCACTACGACCGCTACCATTTTCTCGTGACGCTGAGCGATCAGCTGCAGTACTTCGGCATGGAGCATCACCGCACGAGCGATTGCCGTCTGGTCGAAAAGGCGATGGTGGAAGACGCATTTCACAAGTGGCACGCCGAGTTGATTCCGCACGAGTACTTCCATTCGTGGAATGGAAAGGCGATTCGGCCCAAGGGGTTGGCTACGGACAACCTGCAAGAGACGCTTGAGACCGACATGCTGTGGATCTATGAGGGGATGACCTCGTATTACGGCAAGGTGTTGGCTGCGCGCAGCGGGATGTGGTCGCAGGAAGAGGCGCGTGACATTGTCGCGAAAACCGCAGGACGGCAAGAGGCGACGCTTGGGCGGACGTGGCGTCCGTTCCGGGACGTGTGCGACGCGGCGCAGATCATTTATCCCGCGCCAAAGGCGGGTTCGAAATGGCGGCGCGGTGCGGATTTCTATCCTGAAGGCACGCTGATTTGGCTTGACGCGGACGTGCTCATTCGCAAGTTGTCGGGAGGGGCGAAGACCTTGGACGATTTCTGCTCGTTGTACCTTCGGGCGGGCGAAAATGGAAAGGTCTTTGAAACGCCGGTGACTCCCGATGACGTGTACAAGACGCTCTCGGAGGTACAGCCCTACGATTGGAAGAGGTTCTTCGAAGAACGATTGCGGTCAACAAGTCCGAAGGCTCCGTTGGACGGGATTACGGAAGGCGGTTGGCGGTTGGTGTATACAAGCACGCCGAACACCTCGTTCGAGTCGCCGGACGGCGGACCGTTGGATTGCAGTTCGACGCTGGGAATGACGGTGGCCGGGGACGGGGCGATTCTCGACGTTACTCCGGGAATGGCCGCGTTTGAAGCTGGACTTGGGCCGGGCATGCGGATCGTCGCGCTGAACAATCGGCGGTTTACGACGGGGTTGTTGACGCGGGCCATCAAGGAATCGCGGACGGCGACGGAACCGATGCAGGTTTTGATAGAGAACGGGGACTATTTTTCGACGCACGCTGTCACGTACAAGGACGGCGAACGGCAGCCGCATTTGGAGCGGGACGAGAGCAAGCCCGACTTGCTTTCGGCGATATTCGCGCCGCGTGTGGCGAAGTAA
- a CDS encoding phosphoribosylformylglycinamidine synthase subunit PurQ: protein MKKTVRALILTGFGINCDGETTEAFKRAGADALRVHLNDVIPNPEVLERFQILAVPGGFSFGDDVASGKIFANRLRYRLGAALQKFVADGKLVIGICNGFQVLVKMGMLPMRSGAFEQEVTLTHNDSGRFENRWICLSKAPNTKCVWLKGIERLELPVRHGEGKFIPRDNDVLKALAENGQVALRYCRLDGASARGEFPVNPNGSIDDIAAICDPTGRVFGLMPHPEAYVDRTNHPRWTRENLPEEGAGLQVFRNAVEYVKEAGV, encoded by the coding sequence ATGAAGAAAACAGTTCGAGCGCTCATACTGACGGGATTCGGCATCAACTGCGACGGCGAGACGACGGAAGCGTTCAAGCGCGCCGGAGCGGATGCGTTGCGCGTACACCTGAACGATGTTATTCCGAATCCGGAGGTGTTGGAACGGTTCCAAATCCTGGCGGTGCCGGGTGGGTTCAGTTTCGGTGACGACGTGGCGTCGGGGAAGATCTTTGCGAACCGGTTGCGCTATCGCCTGGGTGCGGCGCTGCAGAAGTTTGTCGCAGACGGCAAGCTCGTCATCGGGATCTGCAACGGGTTTCAGGTGCTGGTGAAGATGGGCATGCTGCCCATGCGAAGCGGCGCGTTCGAGCAGGAAGTGACATTGACTCACAACGACAGCGGGCGGTTCGAGAATCGCTGGATATGTCTGTCCAAAGCGCCGAATACAAAGTGTGTCTGGTTGAAGGGAATCGAGCGTCTCGAATTACCGGTGCGACACGGAGAGGGCAAGTTCATCCCGCGCGACAATGACGTGCTGAAGGCGCTTGCTGAGAATGGCCAGGTCGCGTTGCGGTATTGCCGGCTGGACGGGGCCTCGGCGCGCGGCGAGTTCCCGGTCAATCCCAACGGGTCCATCGACGATATCGCGGCGATTTGCGATCCGACGGGGCGCGTCTTTGGGCTTATGCCGCATCCCGAAGCATACGTGGACCGAACGAATCATCCGCGCTGGACCCGCGAGAATCTGCCAGAGGAAGGCGCGGGATTGCAGGTGTTTCGGAATGCGGTGGAGTACGTCAAAGAAGCCGGTGTGTAA
- a CDS encoding beta-galactosidase: MTRLRLWHVAFVCIPVVASAVWAQTNPSPTPQRMWFTQTGNVNDRHVTLSVRVESEYTLPTPIRLECDFESPEPVDDVRVALKATDSEGVAAYESEIVTDLEQGTSPCVFTWDTAGLKDGVYNLEIVAERTSMTRLATLTMTAEVLSEGVVQASLAKAEAATLAMTRTLERLVAEGKPSLYGTVRTAIASDALPKARAAFAEGDWRRAYTSAVAVYGMTQNLALELAFRGCMGAPAAGYAPADLSKLEIRNGDFYAGDRVVYLLGTYGSDDLAETMPVLHRYGLNLGVDVVGPDETLTGTEVSTSFQAPLDRVFEAAKANNISVAVELAPNLAPAWVLEKWPELTERGGGSFPYDVTLPQARNLIEAHTRAVAGYVANKPMLNSLILTANPEFRMEGNEVREKFIASVREMYGDHNKMNRLWRTRYLNFDEITLDWALQRPPYQYDLQMFHRRLGTELLQWMAGLAKTAAPGAPVQVACSDHVFQLGEAVAGIDREALSHSMDIQGCTTLSPPIAGQVAESIGEHGMYYALLHSMNPGAPVFDSACGLHMKSISDPSGYLRALVWDAVISGADAVALPLQQSGDSQRAILDDPRAMNGLATASLDVNRLSSAVAAFQSAPAEVAILWSTSSQIYKQGEPFTESARIAYLGCSTFGYAVRFITEDQCARGELEGIRVLVIPNVLALTDEAFKAVDKYIESGGVTIRTGEPIPYNPHGHTRTDTLTTSPRTVYVRGSITPKSYMHAMDSANDMLGETQFPRAINSNGYPLEGVKTRLCMIEGALHLYLVNLREIPVDVTLQGGYSTGRDLVSGGPVAFPGTVAPLSPMLIRLDEPKAHVAEEASTPTERTVPSAAIEPVVQEPEKKSPRTRAKAAAEDK; encoded by the coding sequence ATGACAAGGCTCCGCCTCTGGCATGTTGCGTTTGTCTGTATACCTGTTGTCGCATCCGCCGTTTGGGCCCAGACCAACCCCTCCCCCACGCCGCAGCGCATGTGGTTTACGCAGACCGGTAACGTCAATGACCGGCATGTAACGCTTTCCGTGCGGGTGGAATCCGAATATACCCTTCCAACACCGATACGGCTGGAGTGCGATTTCGAGAGTCCGGAACCTGTGGACGACGTTCGCGTGGCGCTTAAGGCTACGGACTCGGAGGGCGTCGCGGCGTATGAGTCGGAGATTGTCACGGACTTGGAGCAAGGCACGTCGCCGTGCGTCTTCACGTGGGACACGGCGGGACTGAAGGACGGGGTCTACAACCTGGAGATTGTGGCCGAACGAACGTCCATGACCCGACTGGCGACGCTGACGATGACGGCTGAGGTTCTTTCGGAGGGAGTCGTGCAAGCGAGCCTTGCGAAAGCGGAGGCGGCGACGTTGGCAATGACGCGGACCCTTGAGCGGCTTGTGGCCGAGGGAAAGCCGTCCTTGTACGGGACAGTGCGAACGGCCATAGCGAGCGATGCACTTCCCAAGGCGCGGGCTGCATTTGCGGAGGGCGACTGGCGCAGGGCGTATACGTCGGCCGTGGCCGTTTACGGCATGACGCAAAATCTGGCATTGGAACTCGCTTTTCGTGGTTGCATGGGAGCGCCGGCCGCCGGCTACGCACCCGCGGACCTATCCAAGCTGGAGATTCGTAATGGAGACTTCTACGCCGGTGACCGGGTTGTCTACCTGTTGGGAACGTATGGCAGCGATGACCTTGCCGAGACTATGCCGGTGCTGCACCGGTACGGGCTGAACCTGGGTGTGGATGTAGTGGGCCCGGACGAGACGCTGACCGGCACGGAGGTCTCCACATCATTCCAAGCTCCGCTCGATCGCGTGTTTGAAGCGGCAAAGGCGAACAACATTAGCGTGGCGGTGGAGCTTGCACCGAATCTGGCGCCGGCGTGGGTGCTCGAAAAGTGGCCGGAGTTGACGGAGCGAGGTGGAGGAAGTTTCCCGTACGACGTGACGTTGCCGCAGGCGCGGAATCTCATCGAAGCGCACACGCGGGCTGTTGCCGGATACGTTGCGAACAAGCCCATGCTCAACAGCCTAATCCTCACGGCAAATCCCGAATTTCGGATGGAAGGAAACGAAGTCCGAGAGAAATTCATAGCGTCGGTGCGCGAGATGTACGGCGATCACAACAAGATGAACCGCCTATGGCGGACGCGATACCTGAATTTCGACGAGATTACGTTGGATTGGGCATTGCAGCGTCCCCCCTATCAATACGACCTCCAGATGTTCCACCGTAGACTGGGCACAGAGTTGCTGCAATGGATGGCGGGCCTGGCAAAGACGGCGGCTCCCGGTGCGCCGGTGCAGGTAGCGTGTTCCGACCACGTTTTCCAATTAGGAGAGGCAGTAGCCGGGATTGACCGTGAGGCGCTGTCGCACAGCATGGATATCCAGGGATGCACGACCCTATCGCCGCCGATTGCAGGCCAGGTGGCGGAGTCCATCGGCGAGCACGGGATGTACTACGCGTTGCTTCATTCCATGAATCCGGGCGCGCCGGTGTTTGATTCCGCGTGCGGGCTGCACATGAAGTCGATATCCGACCCTTCCGGCTATCTGCGCGCGCTGGTGTGGGATGCGGTGATATCGGGCGCAGATGCCGTGGCGTTGCCGTTACAGCAATCGGGGGACTCGCAGCGGGCAATATTGGACGATCCCCGGGCCATGAATGGTCTCGCGACGGCAAGTCTGGACGTGAACCGTCTGTCATCCGCGGTGGCGGCGTTTCAATCCGCGCCTGCCGAAGTGGCAATACTCTGGAGCACGTCGAGCCAGATCTATAAGCAAGGCGAACCATTCACGGAATCGGCGCGGATCGCGTATTTGGGGTGCAGCACATTTGGCTACGCGGTGCGCTTCATCACGGAAGATCAGTGCGCAAGGGGTGAGCTCGAAGGCATTCGAGTACTCGTGATTCCAAACGTATTGGCGTTGACGGACGAAGCGTTCAAGGCCGTGGACAAGTATATAGAGAGCGGGGGCGTAACGATCCGTACGGGTGAACCGATTCCGTACAATCCGCATGGGCACACGCGGACGGATACGTTGACGACGTCGCCGCGGACCGTTTATGTGCGCGGCAGCATAACCCCGAAGAGTTACATGCATGCCATGGACTCGGCCAACGACATGCTTGGAGAAACTCAGTTCCCGCGGGCAATCAATTCAAATGGGTATCCGCTGGAAGGGGTCAAAACCCGGCTGTGTATGATTGAGGGAGCACTTCACCTGTATCTCGTCAATCTTCGGGAAATACCGGTGGATGTCACGCTTCAGGGCGGGTATTCAACAGGGCGTGACTTGGTATCCGGCGGGCCGGTGGCATTTCCGGGTACAGTCGCACCCCTCTCCCCCATGCTGATTCGACTTGACGAACCGAAGGCGCACGTAGCCGAAGAAGCGTCAACCCCAACGGAGAGGACGGTGCCGAGCGCGGCGATTGAGCCGGTCGTTCAGGAGCCGGAGAAGAAAAGCCCGCGCACACGCGCCAAGGCCGCGGCAGAGGACAAGTAG